A portion of the Nitrospira sp. genome contains these proteins:
- the ftsW gene encoding putative lipid II flippase FtsW produces the protein MASRAAGTLSLPWQTAGQRSSKQRVPIDHTVLVVTLTLALVGLVMVFSASAIMAANRFQDPEFFLKRQVAWLGLGVLLMHGMSRVDYMLWKKLAIPILICMAALLIVVLIPGVGVVTKGARRWFRAGPISVQPAEMVKLAAVIYLAYYLTKKKEKVALFGKGLLPVLIVMGLLSGLVLLQPDLGTVVVMGFVTLGLLFLGGAKVSHLAGLSLCAIPIMAALVLGSSYRRHRLMTFLAPWKDASDAGFQITQSFLAFGSGGPLGVGLGEGKQKLFFLPEAHTDFVLALVGEELGLAGTATVILLFAVFVWRGFVIAARARAPFGRFLGLGITLLIGIQALVNAAVVTGMLPTKGLTLPFVSYGGSSLIVNFVGVGILLSISRDRHAGGIKGGRGDLDHG, from the coding sequence ATGGCATCGCGGGCTGCGGGTACGCTGTCTCTGCCATGGCAGACAGCCGGTCAACGGTCGAGCAAACAACGTGTGCCCATCGATCACACGGTGCTGGTCGTGACGCTCACGTTGGCGTTGGTGGGATTGGTCATGGTGTTCAGCGCCAGCGCGATTATGGCGGCAAACCGTTTCCAGGATCCGGAATTTTTTCTCAAGCGTCAGGTCGCCTGGCTTGGATTGGGTGTGCTCCTGATGCACGGCATGTCGCGCGTGGACTACATGTTGTGGAAGAAGCTGGCTATCCCCATCCTGATCTGTATGGCGGCACTCCTGATCGTGGTCTTGATCCCGGGAGTCGGCGTCGTGACAAAGGGAGCGAGACGGTGGTTTCGGGCCGGACCGATTTCGGTTCAGCCCGCCGAAATGGTCAAGCTTGCTGCCGTCATTTATCTCGCCTACTACCTGACGAAGAAGAAGGAGAAGGTCGCGCTGTTCGGCAAAGGGCTGCTGCCCGTGCTGATCGTGATGGGACTCCTGAGCGGGCTCGTGCTGCTCCAGCCGGACCTGGGTACGGTTGTTGTCATGGGGTTCGTGACTTTGGGGCTCTTGTTTCTCGGCGGAGCCAAGGTTTCCCATTTGGCGGGTTTGAGTCTTTGCGCGATTCCGATCATGGCCGCCCTCGTGCTGGGCTCGAGCTATCGACGACACCGATTGATGACATTTCTGGCGCCGTGGAAGGACGCGTCCGACGCGGGTTTTCAGATCACTCAATCGTTTCTGGCCTTCGGCAGCGGCGGACCATTGGGAGTGGGATTGGGCGAAGGGAAACAAAAACTGTTTTTCCTGCCGGAAGCCCATACCGATTTTGTTCTCGCACTCGTCGGCGAAGAATTGGGGCTGGCCGGCACGGCAACCGTCATTCTGCTGTTTGCGGTCTTTGTCTGGCGAGGATTTGTAATTGCCGCGCGTGCGCGCGCCCCGTTCGGCAGGTTTCTCGGCTTGGGTATCACCCTTCTGATCGGGATTCAAGCGCTGGTCAATGCCGCAGTTGTGACCGGTATGTTGCCGACCAAGGGCCTGACCTTGCCGTTCGTCAGCTACGGAGGGTCGTCACTCATCGTGAATTTTGTCGGCGTCGGTATCCTCTTGAGCATTTCGCGGGATCGCCATGCCGGAGGCATCAAAGGCGGGCGCGGTGACTTGGATCACGGATGA
- the murG gene encoding undecaprenyldiphospho-muramoylpentapeptide beta-N-acetylglucosaminyltransferase produces the protein MTIIIAAGGTGGHLYPAVALAQEFLRRDPAVQVLFVGTSRGLESKVLAHEGFELALISAKPVMGTGPVGMLKGLAAMPLSFWQCLRILRDRRARLVIGVGGYTSPMMVTAAAAAGVARVILEPNANSGMANKAVGPFAQRIFLAFESATEGFDRTKVRVVGTPIRSSFVEAASRVPRMRREPGEFRLLIFGGSQGAKAINSAVIEGLQMMRNARVRLTITHQTGEPDHARVTEAYRCAGISASVTPFIYDMPTAIGAADLIVARAGAMTVAELTTCGKPAVLIPLPTAIYDHQTKNAKVMEAAGAAVLLPQAELTGEKLARLVGALADDSERLNAMAMASLSLRRTDAAETIVRECYALVGGGHDKRQSLGAWAL, from the coding sequence ATGACGATCATCATTGCGGCGGGAGGAACGGGCGGCCATCTCTATCCGGCCGTCGCGCTGGCGCAGGAGTTTCTCCGGCGCGATCCTGCCGTGCAGGTGCTGTTTGTAGGAACGTCCCGAGGTTTGGAATCCAAGGTGCTGGCACACGAAGGTTTCGAATTGGCGTTGATCAGCGCCAAACCGGTCATGGGGACGGGACCGGTTGGCATGCTGAAGGGCCTGGCCGCGATGCCGCTGAGTTTCTGGCAATGCCTCAGGATTCTGCGCGATCGGCGGGCGCGTCTGGTGATCGGGGTCGGTGGGTATACGAGTCCCATGATGGTAACCGCGGCAGCCGCGGCTGGAGTGGCGCGTGTGATTCTTGAACCTAACGCGAATTCGGGGATGGCGAATAAGGCGGTCGGTCCGTTCGCACAGCGGATTTTTCTGGCGTTCGAGTCGGCCACCGAGGGGTTCGACCGAACCAAGGTTCGCGTCGTGGGCACGCCCATACGGAGCTCGTTTGTCGAGGCGGCCTCCAGGGTTCCTCGAATGCGCCGCGAGCCGGGAGAGTTCCGTCTGTTGATCTTCGGCGGCAGCCAGGGGGCGAAAGCCATCAACAGCGCCGTCATCGAGGGACTTCAGATGATGCGCAACGCGCGAGTGCGACTGACCATCACACACCAGACGGGCGAACCCGACCACGCTCGAGTGACGGAAGCCTATCGTTGCGCCGGAATCTCAGCCTCCGTCACGCCTTTCATCTACGATATGCCGACGGCGATTGGGGCAGCGGATCTGATAGTGGCGCGCGCCGGCGCCATGACGGTGGCGGAGTTGACCACATGCGGGAAGCCGGCGGTCCTCATTCCGCTGCCTACGGCTATTTATGATCACCAGACCAAGAACGCAAAGGTCATGGAAGCGGCCGGTGCCGCCGTGCTGCTGCCGCAGGCCGAACTCACGGGCGAGAAGCTGGCGCGCCTCGTCGGTGCGCTGGCCGATGATTCCGAGCGGCTGAATGCCATGGCGATGGCAAGCCTGTCGTTGAGACGAACCGACGCGGCCGAGACGATCGTCCGCGAATGCTACGCACTCGTAGGAGGTGGGCATGATAAGCGTCAGTCTCTTGGAGCGTGGGCACTCTGA